Proteins from one Verrucomicrobiota bacterium genomic window:
- a CDS encoding protein arginine kinase yields the protein MSIRSLIKNRGELTHGSATKCPIIMSTRIRLARNLAQYPFPGWAKKSQKEEILGKCLEAAVRIPKIKNPTGLRIDELSELERQILFERHLISRELSKEPEGAGVIISQNQACSIMINEEDHLRIQVIKNGLNFKRSWNFITSIDTLLEESLDYAYSKQLGYLTACPTNVGTGLRASAMLHLPGLVISNQMEKVVRAVNQLGIAVRGIFGEGSDASGSFFQISNQQTLGETEIEILKRLNSVMTTIIEREEDAREKILEDDRCKVFDKIGRAYGVLKNGHLLSSSEAMNRLSLIRLAIDIGSIGEQSRVLVDRLFIECQPGHIQFKTNKEIEPNQRDVLRASYMREAFTKLPEPSFDHITQ from the coding sequence ATGTCCATTAGATCGTTGATTAAGAATCGGGGAGAATTAACTCACGGATCCGCCACAAAGTGCCCAATTATTATGAGCACACGTATCCGGTTGGCGAGAAATCTGGCCCAGTATCCATTCCCGGGATGGGCCAAGAAGTCACAAAAAGAGGAAATTCTTGGTAAGTGCCTGGAGGCAGCAGTCCGTATTCCCAAAATTAAAAACCCTACCGGATTGCGGATTGATGAACTTTCTGAGCTGGAACGTCAGATCCTTTTTGAGAGGCATCTGATTAGCCGCGAGTTGAGCAAAGAACCGGAAGGTGCAGGAGTGATCATCTCGCAAAACCAGGCCTGCTCTATCATGATCAATGAGGAAGATCATTTGAGAATCCAGGTCATCAAAAATGGACTGAATTTCAAACGAAGCTGGAATTTCATAACCAGTATTGATACCCTCCTGGAGGAATCGTTAGACTATGCGTATTCTAAACAGCTGGGTTACTTGACTGCCTGTCCGACCAATGTTGGCACGGGTTTGCGGGCTTCGGCTATGCTACACCTGCCTGGATTGGTTATTTCCAACCAAATGGAAAAAGTGGTTCGCGCTGTCAATCAACTTGGCATTGCTGTGAGGGGAATATTCGGAGAGGGCTCCGATGCGAGCGGCAGTTTTTTTCAGATTTCCAATCAACAAACGCTGGGCGAAACCGAAATTGAGATTCTCAAACGTTTGAATAGCGTTATGACCACAATTATCGAACGAGAGGAGGATGCTCGTGAAAAGATTCTTGAGGATGATCGTTGTAAGGTTTTTGACAAAATTGGCCGAGCCTATGGCGTTTTGAAAAATGGGCACCTATTAAGCTCTTCGGAAGCAATGAATCGCCTGTCACTCATACGTCTCGCTATCGACATTGGATCCATTGGGGAACAAAGTCGTGTTCTAGTGGACCGATTGTTTATTGAATGTCAACCAGGGCACATACAATTCAAAACAAATAAAGAAATTGAACCGAACCAAAGAGATGTGCTAAGAGCTTCCTACATGCGGGAAGCATTTACCAAACTTCCCGAGCCTTCTTTTGATCATATTACCCAATAA
- a CDS encoding ATP-dependent Clp protease ATP-binding subunit → MEPMNNFTPRAQQVLALARKEADRFHHNYVGTEHLLLGLINLGQGVAVNVLQKMGLDLVTVRSAVEKQVGMGQEAKPSGNIPFTPRVKKVLALASKEAKNLNHSYVGTEHILLGLLREGEGVAAQVLKSLDVDIERTRNEILSELDPNYAGADLEEPESSPRSQGGDDKKEVKTPALKAFGRDLTELARKGELDPVIGRKKEIQRVIQILCRRTKNNPVLIGEAGVGKTAIVEGLAQEVVNGIVPEILADKRVVTLDLALMVAGTKYRGQFEERIKAVMDEIKRTKNVILFIDELHTIVGAGAAEGAMDASNIFKPALSRGEMQCIGATTLSEYRKFIEKDSALDRRFQSVKVEAPSLADAIKILHGIRSKYEEHHHVTFTDESLELAVKLSDRYITNRFLPDKAIDVLDEAGSRARIASLNRPPELDDLQNEIDEVCGQKEDAISKQHFEEAAKFRDQEKQMRLKREQLMEEWKRSRKEMEIIVTGDDMLQIVSSWTGIPLTRMEQKETQRLLDLEKDLQKVVVGQNLATEVVAKALRRSRADLKDPRRPIGSFMFLGPTGVGKTHLAKTLAEHMFGEKDAIIQIDMSEYMEKFTVSRLIGSPPGYVGHEDGGQLSEAVRRKPYAVVLFDEIEKAHPDVVQLLLQVLEDGRLTDSLGRVVDFRNTIIIMTTNVGAQLIRKETSLGFGKMTGNSSDFERIKEKILEESKRIFKPEFLNRVNELVVFRSLTKEDLVQIVDIELASVIKRLESHDIFMTVSRETKDYLIEQGYDEKYGARPLRRAVERHIEDPLAEAILRGDVKKIDPIEVVMEDGIIKFDQKQSSPEVTSN, encoded by the coding sequence ATGGAACCGATGAACAATTTCACGCCGCGCGCGCAACAAGTTCTGGCGTTGGCCCGGAAAGAAGCCGATCGATTTCACCACAACTATGTTGGCACTGAACATTTACTTCTTGGGTTGATCAATCTGGGCCAAGGTGTTGCGGTAAATGTTCTGCAGAAGATGGGGCTTGATCTTGTCACTGTAAGAAGTGCTGTTGAAAAACAGGTTGGAATGGGTCAGGAAGCCAAACCATCCGGTAATATCCCATTTACACCTCGTGTTAAGAAGGTGCTGGCTCTTGCCAGTAAAGAGGCCAAGAATTTGAACCATAGTTATGTTGGCACGGAACATATCCTGTTGGGGTTGCTTCGTGAAGGTGAGGGGGTAGCTGCCCAAGTGCTCAAATCTTTAGATGTCGATATCGAGCGCACCAGAAATGAGATTTTAAGTGAGCTCGATCCAAACTATGCCGGTGCTGATTTGGAAGAACCCGAATCATCACCCCGGTCCCAGGGAGGCGATGATAAGAAGGAAGTTAAAACCCCGGCGCTAAAAGCATTTGGTCGTGATCTAACAGAGCTTGCCCGGAAGGGAGAACTGGATCCCGTGATCGGTCGAAAGAAGGAGATTCAACGGGTTATTCAAATTCTTTGCCGTCGGACCAAGAACAATCCCGTACTTATTGGAGAAGCCGGAGTAGGGAAAACAGCGATCGTCGAAGGACTTGCTCAGGAAGTGGTAAACGGAATCGTTCCGGAAATTCTTGCCGACAAACGGGTGGTTACTTTGGACTTGGCTCTCATGGTTGCTGGTACCAAATACCGGGGGCAATTTGAAGAGCGAATCAAAGCTGTAATGGATGAGATCAAGAGGACCAAAAACGTTATCCTCTTCATTGATGAGCTACATACCATTGTGGGAGCTGGTGCAGCAGAAGGTGCCATGGATGCATCCAATATATTTAAGCCGGCCCTTTCCCGAGGCGAAATGCAATGTATCGGTGCGACAACTCTCTCGGAATATCGAAAGTTTATTGAAAAAGACAGCGCACTCGATAGGCGTTTCCAAAGTGTAAAGGTCGAGGCTCCTTCCTTGGCGGATGCCATCAAGATTCTTCATGGGATTCGTTCCAAATACGAAGAACATCACCATGTTACCTTTACTGATGAATCGCTCGAGTTAGCCGTTAAACTCTCAGACCGCTACATTACAAACCGATTCCTGCCGGACAAGGCAATTGATGTTTTGGATGAAGCAGGATCTCGTGCGCGGATAGCCAGTTTGAATCGACCTCCTGAGCTCGATGACCTTCAAAACGAGATTGATGAAGTTTGCGGCCAGAAAGAAGATGCGATTAGCAAACAACATTTTGAAGAGGCCGCCAAGTTTCGTGACCAGGAGAAGCAAATGCGCCTAAAGCGTGAACAGTTGATGGAGGAATGGAAGCGGAGCCGTAAGGAAATGGAAATCATCGTAACGGGAGATGACATGTTACAAATTGTTTCTTCCTGGACGGGCATTCCTTTAACGCGAATGGAGCAAAAGGAAACACAGCGTTTGTTGGATCTCGAAAAAGATCTCCAAAAAGTTGTGGTTGGTCAGAACCTGGCTACGGAGGTGGTAGCCAAAGCACTTCGTCGTTCGCGCGCAGATTTGAAAGATCCCCGCCGTCCAATTGGTTCCTTTATGTTCTTGGGCCCAACCGGGGTTGGAAAGACCCACTTGGCCAAGACCTTAGCTGAACACATGTTTGGTGAAAAGGATGCCATTATACAAATCGACATGTCGGAATACATGGAGAAGTTTACCGTTTCGCGTTTGATCGGTTCTCCTCCCGGGTATGTTGGCCACGAAGATGGTGGACAACTTTCCGAAGCCGTTCGTCGTAAGCCCTACGCTGTAGTCCTTTTTGACGAAATTGAAAAAGCTCACCCGGATGTCGTTCAACTATTACTCCAAGTCTTGGAGGATGGCCGTTTGACCGATAGTCTTGGGAGGGTAGTGGATTTTCGAAACACCATTATCATTATGACGACCAATGTAGGGGCGCAATTGATAAGGAAAGAGACTTCTCTGGGATTTGGGAAAATGACCGGCAACTCGAGCGATTTCGAAAGAATTAAGGAAAAGATTTTGGAAGAATCCAAACGTATCTTTAAACCTGAGTTCCTTAATCGCGTAAACGAGCTCGTCGTGTTCCGTTCGCTTACCAAGGAAGATCTCGTCCAGATTGTAGACATCGAGTTAGCTTCGGTTATCAAAAGATTGGAGTCTCACGATATCTTTATGACAGTCTCCAGAGAAACGAAAGATTACCTGATCGAACAAGGCTACGATGAGAAATATGGAGCTCGCCCCCTTCGCAGGGCGGTCGAACGCCACATCGAAGATCCACTTGCCGAGGCGATTCTGCGTGGTGACGTCAAAAAGATTGACCCGATTGAAGTCGTTATGGAGGACGGGATCATCAAGTTTGATCAGAAACAATCGTCACCGGAAGTGACTTCCAATTAA
- the ndk gene encoding nucleoside-diphosphate kinase, with amino-acid sequence MEKTLIIFKPDCMKKNLMGSVLSRFQSAGFSVAGCKMMQLETPVLREHYAHIADRPFFPEIEAFMASEPVVAMILQGEGVIEKVRELLGPTDSTQAPAGTIRGDFGETVMINVVHASDSPEAAEAEIKRFFSDSDLIK; translated from the coding sequence ATGGAAAAGACATTGATTATATTCAAGCCCGACTGCATGAAGAAGAACCTGATGGGAAGCGTATTAAGTCGCTTTCAATCCGCTGGTTTTTCCGTCGCTGGCTGTAAAATGATGCAACTGGAGACACCCGTTCTTCGTGAGCATTACGCCCATATCGCCGATCGGCCTTTTTTCCCGGAAATTGAAGCTTTTATGGCCTCCGAACCAGTGGTTGCCATGATATTGCAAGGTGAAGGGGTTATCGAGAAAGTGCGTGAATTGCTCGGTCCCACTGACTCCACTCAAGCTCCAGCTGGAACAATCCGCGGTGATTTTGGTGAAACGGTGATGATTAACGTGGTTCATGCCTCTGATAGTCCAGAAGCTGCAGAAGCGGAAATTAAGCGATTCTTTTCCGATTCGGACTTAATCAAGTAA
- the xerD gene encoding site-specific tyrosine recombinase XerD: MFRCTSRIPELLAELIEAFAVHVELEKGLSSNSVAGYFGDLEQCAGFLKSLGVTNWEAVKSDHISLWISSLSGEDYAVASLARKLTSIRLMARFLVRENIRKDDFSELLSGPKMVRRIPLTLSVEEVDRLLDAPDINTPYGLRDKAMLELFYSSGLRVSELGALELHQLDLENGFLRVFGKGSKERLVPVGSKAIESIIFYLDSGRSFFVKPLTGSEIFLSERGKGISRKMLWVIIKRYAVAAGISKPVKPHLLRHSFATHLLSGGADLRAIQEMLGHADISTTQIYTAVEDKRLIEQHDQFHPRNQMG, translated from the coding sequence ATGTTCCGCTGCACATCACGAATTCCAGAGCTGTTGGCTGAATTGATCGAAGCCTTTGCTGTCCATGTTGAACTGGAAAAAGGTCTTAGCTCCAATTCGGTGGCCGGCTACTTTGGAGATTTGGAGCAATGCGCCGGTTTTCTAAAATCTCTTGGAGTGACGAATTGGGAGGCGGTAAAGTCTGACCACATTTCGTTGTGGATCAGTTCTCTGAGCGGCGAGGATTATGCTGTGGCAAGTCTTGCACGCAAATTGACCAGTATCCGCCTGATGGCTCGTTTCCTTGTTCGCGAAAATATCCGAAAGGATGATTTTAGCGAATTGCTTTCAGGACCTAAAATGGTGCGACGAATTCCTCTTACTCTAAGTGTTGAAGAGGTTGACCGCTTGCTTGATGCACCAGATATCAATACGCCTTATGGCTTGAGAGATAAAGCCATGTTAGAGTTGTTCTACTCAAGTGGCTTACGCGTATCTGAACTCGGTGCTTTGGAACTTCATCAATTGGATTTGGAAAATGGCTTCCTTCGCGTGTTTGGAAAGGGGTCTAAAGAACGGCTGGTTCCTGTTGGTTCGAAAGCGATAGAATCGATAATATTCTATTTAGATTCGGGTCGATCCTTTTTCGTAAAACCCCTTACGGGTAGCGAAATTTTCCTTAGCGAACGTGGCAAGGGTATTAGTCGAAAAATGCTGTGGGTAATTATAAAACGATACGCAGTGGCAGCTGGTATTAGCAAACCCGTTAAACCTCACTTACTTCGCCATTCGTTTGCAACTCACCTCCTGAGTGGTGGCGCAGATCTTCGAGCAATCCAGGAGATGTTAGGTCATGCCGATATTTCGACGACGCAGATTTATACCGCCGTTGAGGACAAGCGGCTTATTGAGCAGCACGATCAGTTTCACCCAAGAAACCAAATGGGGTGA
- a CDS encoding HNH endonuclease, whose product MDVVLTRQVLVLNRFWQAINVVGVKRAFSLLVQGQAEVIHQNDEHFELYDFDQWLDASEVSKDNEAECLHTVRYMIRLPKVIILKFFDRLPIKEVKFHRKNVFERDNFRCQYCGKHFKEMELNLDHVIPRHHGGRTSWENVVASCISCNSRKANRLPHEAGMHLICKPVRPKWRPFVTVAKNKDQHRSWDHFLKPLQVN is encoded by the coding sequence ATGGACGTAGTATTGACTAGGCAAGTATTGGTTCTCAATCGATTCTGGCAGGCCATAAATGTGGTCGGCGTGAAACGTGCCTTCAGCCTTTTGGTGCAAGGACAAGCCGAAGTTATACATCAAAATGATGAGCATTTTGAATTATACGACTTTGATCAATGGTTGGATGCGTCAGAGGTTTCGAAAGATAATGAAGCCGAATGCCTACATACGGTCCGGTATATGATCCGCTTGCCGAAAGTGATTATTCTTAAATTTTTTGATCGTTTGCCGATTAAAGAAGTAAAATTTCACCGTAAAAACGTTTTCGAAAGAGATAATTTCCGGTGCCAATATTGTGGTAAGCATTTCAAGGAGATGGAGCTTAATCTAGATCATGTGATTCCCCGCCACCATGGAGGTCGTACCTCATGGGAGAACGTGGTTGCATCCTGTATCAGCTGTAATTCACGGAAGGCAAATCGATTGCCGCACGAGGCAGGTATGCATTTGATTTGCAAGCCGGTGCGACCAAAATGGAGGCCATTTGTAACGGTTGCTAAAAATAAGGACCAGCACCGTTCATGGGATCACTTTCTAAAACCCTTGCAGGTTAACTAG
- a CDS encoding GAF domain-containing protein gives MSKTNERDALIDLLYRIRVIGHDADNPQIALESILELVIQFFSAFAASIALINPDTRELEIEVHKGLPENSKDLSLPIGIGLTGWVALHGKSLRVDDIENEPRYFKLSDQVKSELACPMEEHGQVIGVISIDSDRKNAFSKQTERSLEIIAKETTQIVSQIWLIQTLKNRSEQLEALISMGQDLVSKMDLDELLETINGETHKIMRCRLSMLLTLNPEEDALKIHSIKGNSRDYAPLPQLAVANSSFGAAIQLKRPVEVVDLRKYEDEHFWDIVNGEKLLSMICCPIIWEGKVIGILASYSDKVHRVNNDEKRILTTLASFSAVAIQNLRLYFLMFENEEHIQKNDKLITLGLLAAEIAHEIRNPLTVIKLLFGSLDLHFEDGDERKKDAKIIGEKIGQLESIVEQVLDFGKTSETLHSNWNLQQLIEESMQLVRLKLIQSKITIHFDRGEDQLVVDANKGQLQQVILNLILNATQAIPDTGEITFRCSKDIINGQACGCIEIEDTGAGIPEDFRNKIFDSFLTGRPGGTGLGLSIVKRILRSHQGDIEVKATGPNGTTMKLWVPLSMG, from the coding sequence ATGAGCAAAACGAACGAGCGCGATGCGCTTATAGATCTATTATACAGGATTCGAGTAATTGGCCACGATGCGGATAATCCGCAAATTGCGCTCGAGTCGATTCTGGAGCTGGTTATTCAGTTTTTTTCAGCCTTTGCGGCCAGTATTGCACTCATCAACCCCGATACCCGGGAACTGGAAATCGAAGTGCACAAAGGGCTCCCAGAAAATAGCAAAGACCTCAGTCTACCCATCGGAATAGGCTTAACCGGTTGGGTTGCTCTTCATGGGAAATCCTTGCGGGTAGACGATATAGAAAATGAACCCAGGTATTTTAAATTGTCCGACCAGGTAAAAAGTGAGTTGGCTTGCCCGATGGAAGAACATGGCCAAGTGATCGGGGTTATTTCTATTGATTCAGATAGAAAAAATGCTTTCTCAAAACAAACAGAGCGAAGCCTGGAAATCATAGCCAAAGAAACGACCCAGATAGTTAGCCAGATATGGTTGATCCAAACACTGAAAAACAGATCTGAACAATTGGAGGCACTCATATCCATGGGCCAGGATTTGGTTTCCAAGATGGATTTGGATGAGCTCCTGGAGACAATTAATGGCGAAACGCATAAAATAATGCGTTGTCGCTTATCGATGCTCCTGACCTTGAACCCGGAAGAGGATGCGCTGAAAATTCATTCGATCAAAGGCAACTCACGCGACTATGCCCCCCTACCCCAACTCGCGGTGGCAAATTCCTCGTTTGGTGCAGCGATCCAATTGAAGCGTCCGGTTGAGGTAGTCGATTTAAGAAAATATGAGGATGAACATTTTTGGGACATCGTAAACGGTGAGAAGCTACTCTCAATGATTTGCTGTCCAATTATTTGGGAGGGGAAGGTCATAGGTATTCTTGCCAGCTACTCGGATAAAGTTCACCGGGTAAACAATGACGAGAAACGAATACTAACGACCCTCGCGAGTTTCAGTGCGGTAGCTATTCAAAACCTGAGGCTTTATTTCCTTATGTTTGAAAATGAGGAGCATATTCAAAAGAACGACAAGTTGATTACTCTGGGGCTCCTGGCGGCGGAAATCGCACATGAAATCCGTAATCCACTCACGGTCATCAAGCTCCTGTTTGGAAGTTTGGACCTCCATTTTGAAGATGGAGATGAACGAAAAAAAGATGCCAAGATAATCGGTGAAAAGATTGGACAACTGGAAAGCATCGTTGAGCAGGTGCTCGATTTTGGGAAGACCTCAGAAACCCTGCATTCAAACTGGAATTTACAACAGCTGATCGAGGAAAGTATGCAGCTTGTCCGGCTTAAGTTGATCCAGAGTAAAATAACCATTCATTTTGACCGCGGTGAAGACCAGCTCGTGGTGGATGCCAATAAAGGGCAACTGCAACAGGTAATCCTAAACTTGATCCTGAATGCCACCCAGGCAATTCCCGATACCGGTGAAATCACATTTCGTTGTAGTAAGGACATTATAAACGGTCAGGCTTGCGGATGTATAGAGATTGAGGATACCGGCGCAGGAATTCCGGAAGATTTCAGGAATAAAATCTTCGATTCTTTCCTAACCGGACGTCCAGGCGGCACCGGGCTCGGATTGTCCATCGTTAAACGAATCCTCAGAAGCCACCAGGGAGATATAGAGGTAAAAGCGACAGGTCCAAATGGAACAACGATGAAGTTATGGGTACCTCTTTCCATGGGCTGA